A window of Hymenobacter aerilatus contains these coding sequences:
- the fabF gene encoding beta-ketoacyl-ACP synthase II, with amino-acid sequence MSLRRVVVTGIGAITPLGSTAPAYWEGLAQGVSGAGPITRFDASKFKTRFACEVKNYNPDDYFDRKEGRKMDLFTQFGVIASDEAIKDAGLHDGGIDKNRVGVIWGSGIGGLTTFQQECFNFANGDGTPRYNPFFIPKMIADSSSGNISIKNGFRGPNFVTTSACASSSDSIVSAYNYIRLGMADVVVTGGSEAAITEAGVGGFNALKAMSERNDDPQTASRPYDKERDGFVLGEGGGALVVEDYEHAKARGAKIYAEIIGGGLSSDAYHITAPDPTGEGVVLVMQNALRDAGIKPEDVDYINTHGTSTPLGDGAEITAIQKVFGDAAYNLNISSTKSMTGHLLGGAGGIEAVASILAIQNGIVPPTINHFTDDPELDARLNFTFNKAQQREINIAVSNTFGFGGHNTSVVFRKFRD; translated from the coding sequence ATGTCTCTTCGGAGAGTTGTTGTGACCGGCATCGGGGCCATTACCCCACTTGGCAGTACGGCCCCCGCTTACTGGGAAGGCCTAGCGCAGGGCGTGAGCGGCGCAGGCCCTATCACCCGCTTCGACGCCAGTAAGTTTAAAACGCGCTTTGCCTGCGAAGTTAAAAACTACAATCCCGACGATTACTTCGACCGCAAGGAAGGTCGGAAGATGGACTTATTCACGCAGTTCGGCGTTATCGCCAGCGACGAGGCCATCAAAGACGCCGGCCTGCACGATGGTGGTATTGATAAAAACCGGGTGGGTGTAATTTGGGGCTCCGGCATTGGTGGCCTCACTACCTTCCAGCAGGAGTGCTTCAATTTCGCCAACGGCGATGGCACGCCGCGCTACAACCCGTTCTTCATTCCGAAGATGATTGCCGACTCCTCGTCGGGCAACATTTCTATCAAGAATGGATTCCGTGGCCCCAACTTCGTCACGACTTCGGCCTGCGCTTCTTCTTCCGACTCTATTGTATCGGCCTACAACTACATCCGTTTGGGGATGGCCGATGTAGTGGTAACCGGTGGTTCCGAAGCCGCTATTACCGAAGCCGGGGTAGGGGGCTTTAATGCCCTGAAGGCCATGAGCGAGCGGAACGACGACCCTCAAACTGCCTCGCGTCCTTACGATAAGGAGCGCGACGGATTTGTGCTGGGTGAAGGCGGTGGTGCGCTGGTGGTAGAAGATTATGAGCACGCCAAGGCGCGCGGTGCCAAAATCTACGCCGAAATCATTGGCGGTGGCCTTTCTTCGGATGCCTACCACATCACGGCGCCCGACCCTACCGGCGAAGGTGTGGTGCTGGTGATGCAAAACGCTTTGCGCGATGCAGGCATCAAGCCGGAAGATGTAGATTACATCAACACGCACGGCACCAGCACTCCGCTGGGTGATGGTGCTGAGATTACGGCCATTCAGAAGGTATTTGGCGACGCTGCGTACAACCTCAACATCTCGTCTACCAAGAGCATGACCGGCCACCTGCTGGGCGGCGCTGGCGGGATAGAGGCAGTAGCCAGCATTCTGGCCATCCAGAATGGCATTGTGCCGCCTACCATCAACCACTTTACGGACGACCCCGAGCTGGATGCCCGGCTGAACTTCACCTTCAATAAGGCGCAGCAGCGGGAAATTAATATTGCTGTGAGCAATACGTTCGGGTTTGGTGGCCACAACACGTCGGTGGTCTTCCGCAAATTCCGCGACTAA
- a CDS encoding acyl carrier protein, protein MSEIAEKVKAIIIDKLGVEASEVTPEASFTNDLGADSLDTVELIMEFEKEFNVSIPDDQAENIATVGQAISYLEEHAK, encoded by the coding sequence ATGTCTGAAATCGCAGAAAAAGTAAAAGCCATTATCATCGATAAGCTAGGAGTAGAAGCTTCGGAAGTAACCCCAGAGGCTAGCTTCACCAACGACCTGGGCGCTGACTCGCTCGATACCGTTGAGCTGATCATGGAATTTGAAAAAGAGTTTAACGTGTCCATCCCCGACGACCAAGCAGAAAACATTGCTACCGTAGGGCAGGCTATCAGCTACCTCGAGGAGCACGCTAAGTAG
- a CDS encoding IPExxxVDY family protein, with translation MKTLTLDFEYDCDFELFGLVSATREHKLAWLLNSDLRLHLVKQQDIIYDLLSRGRLVISNYLHTTHTCTLRLLRNRSVAPSTLKKPYLAPDVRQYDYLLQISNGTGTLAPEQVLTRLTALADVQHVCQLDPNQLEFKENLFF, from the coding sequence ATGAAAACCCTTACACTCGACTTTGAATACGACTGCGACTTCGAGTTATTTGGCTTGGTTTCCGCTACCCGGGAGCACAAGCTAGCCTGGCTGCTCAACTCGGATTTGCGCCTGCACCTGGTAAAACAGCAGGATATCATCTATGATTTGCTCAGCCGCGGCCGGCTGGTGATCAGCAACTATCTGCACACTACGCATACCTGCACGCTGCGCCTGCTGCGCAACCGCTCGGTGGCGCCCTCTACCCTCAAAAAGCCCTACCTCGCCCCCGACGTGCGCCAGTACGATTACCTGTTGCAGATCAGCAACGGCACGGGCACCTTGGCGCCCGAGCAGGTACTGACTCGCCTCACGGCGCTTGCTGACGTACAGCATGTGTGTCAACTAGATCCAAATCAGCTGGAATTCAAGGAGAATCTGTTCTTCTAA
- the pyk gene encoding pyruvate kinase, translating to MEPRPHFNKTKIVATVGPASDTYERLGALIREGVNVFRLNFSHGEHETHLNVINTVRRLNKDLRTHVGLLQDLQGPKIRLGEVEGGSVEIKAGDKIKMICGEKEITTAERLSTIYLGLARDVKPGDMILIDDGKIELRVLATDREKEVDVEVIYGGTVKPRKGINLPDSDVSAPSMTEKDIADLKFGLENDVDWVALSFARRAEDIRFIKSLIAEAGKQTRVVAKIETPEGLRNIDEIIALTDAVMVARGDLGVEIAGGEVPLAQKMIIQKCNKAGKPVIVATQMMESMITAPRPTRAETNDVANAVLDGTDAVMLSAETAVGAYPIEVIRQMGAIIRSVESKSDTIFNHWVPIDSSSPGFMIDSILSAAGHLAKNTGAKAITGMTHRGYTAFQLSKYRPKADIFIFTDNRDLLTVLSLVWGVRAFYYDRMNSTDSTITDLKNILTTTGHLQKGDVFINTASMPITEKGKTNMVKVSVA from the coding sequence ATGGAACCACGTCCTCATTTTAATAAGACCAAGATTGTGGCCACTGTTGGCCCGGCTTCCGACACGTATGAGCGCCTAGGCGCCCTTATCCGCGAGGGGGTCAACGTATTCCGCCTCAATTTCTCGCACGGGGAGCACGAAACCCATCTGAACGTGATTAACACGGTGCGTCGTCTCAATAAAGACCTGCGTACTCATGTTGGGTTGTTGCAGGATTTGCAAGGGCCCAAGATTCGCTTGGGTGAAGTGGAAGGCGGCAGCGTGGAAATCAAGGCTGGCGACAAGATTAAGATGATATGCGGCGAGAAGGAAATCACCACGGCCGAACGCCTGAGCACTATCTATCTGGGCCTGGCCCGCGACGTAAAGCCCGGCGACATGATCCTGATTGACGACGGCAAGATTGAGCTGCGCGTGCTAGCTACCGACCGCGAAAAGGAAGTGGACGTGGAGGTTATCTATGGTGGCACGGTGAAGCCCCGCAAAGGCATCAACCTGCCCGACTCCGACGTGTCGGCCCCGTCGATGACGGAAAAGGACATTGCCGACCTGAAATTCGGCCTGGAAAATGACGTAGATTGGGTGGCCCTGTCCTTCGCGCGCCGTGCCGAAGACATCCGCTTTATCAAGTCATTGATTGCTGAGGCTGGCAAGCAAACCCGCGTAGTAGCGAAGATTGAAACGCCCGAGGGTCTGCGCAACATCGACGAAATCATTGCCCTCACGGATGCCGTGATGGTAGCCCGCGGCGACCTAGGTGTAGAAATTGCTGGCGGCGAAGTGCCCTTGGCGCAGAAAATGATTATTCAGAAGTGCAACAAGGCTGGTAAGCCCGTGATTGTAGCTACCCAAATGATGGAGAGCATGATTACGGCCCCCCGCCCTACCCGCGCTGAAACCAACGACGTGGCCAACGCTGTGCTCGATGGCACCGATGCCGTAATGCTTTCCGCCGAAACCGCTGTAGGCGCCTACCCCATTGAGGTTATCCGGCAAATGGGGGCCATCATTCGGAGCGTGGAAAGCAAGTCGGACACCATCTTCAACCACTGGGTGCCCATCGACTCGTCTTCCCCCGGCTTTATGATTGACAGCATTTTGTCGGCAGCGGGTCACTTGGCCAAGAATACGGGTGCCAAAGCCATTACTGGTATGACGCACCGTGGATATACGGCTTTCCAACTGTCGAAATACCGCCCCAAAGCCGACATTTTTATTTTCACAGACAACCGCGACCTACTCACGGTACTGAGCCTGGTATGGGGTGTGCGTGCGTTCTACTACGACCGCATGAACAGCACCGATAGCACCATTACGGACCTGAAAAACATCCTGACCACCACTGGCCACTTGCAGAAAGGCGACGTGTTCATCAACACTGCTTCTATGCCAATTACCGAAAAGGGTAAGACCAATATGGTGAAGGTGAGCGTGGCCTAG
- the rpsT gene encoding 30S ribosomal protein S20: MANHKSALKRIRSNEAKRVLNRYQAKSTRTAIKKLRATTVQADAQEQLKKVSSMLDRLAKKNIIHKNKAANNKSSLAKFVSSLAA; the protein is encoded by the coding sequence ATGGCAAACCACAAATCGGCCCTCAAGCGCATCCGTTCCAACGAAGCTAAGCGCGTATTGAACCGTTACCAGGCCAAATCGACTCGTACCGCTATCAAAAAACTCCGCGCTACTACGGTGCAAGCCGACGCGCAGGAGCAACTGAAGAAAGTATCGTCGATGCTGGACCGGCTGGCTAAAAAGAATATCATTCACAAGAACAAAGCCGCCAACAACAAGTCGAGCCTGGCTAAGTTCGTAAGCTCGCTGGCCGCCTAA
- a CDS encoding YheT family hydrolase: protein MPVIAESRYQPPFYLFNGHLQTIVPSLLRSVPEVRYQRERVETEDSDFLDLDWSRPTGNTRDTLGIVSHGLEGDASRPYVRGMVRALNNAGFDALAWNYRSCSGEMNRLLRSYHLGDTDDLDFVIQYALSTGRYQRIFLTGFSAGGNVTLKYLGENPERVPPRVARAAVFSVPTDLKASSYQIARPENRVYMARFMKSLRAKMRQKAELLPGQVDLEGIDLLRDFPEFDARFTAPMHGFNSADEYYETASSGRYLSRIRIPTLLVNAQNDPFLAPTCYPRDVAARSPYVFLETPPAGGHVGFAEGTPDGTYYSERRAVEFLTAEVPG, encoded by the coding sequence ATGCCCGTTATTGCTGAATCTCGTTATCAGCCGCCATTCTACCTATTCAATGGCCACTTGCAAACCATTGTACCTAGCTTGCTACGATCGGTGCCGGAGGTACGCTACCAGCGTGAGCGGGTAGAAACGGAAGACAGCGACTTCTTGGACCTCGACTGGTCGCGGCCGACTGGCAATACCCGCGATACGCTAGGTATTGTGTCGCATGGGCTGGAGGGCGACGCCTCACGGCCCTATGTGCGCGGCATGGTGCGGGCGCTCAACAACGCGGGTTTCGACGCGCTGGCCTGGAACTACCGTAGCTGTAGCGGCGAGATGAACCGCCTGCTCCGCTCCTACCACCTCGGCGACACTGACGACCTAGACTTTGTGATTCAGTACGCACTAAGCACTGGCCGCTACCAGCGTATATTCCTGACGGGGTTTTCAGCTGGCGGCAACGTGACGCTGAAATACCTGGGCGAAAACCCTGAGCGTGTGCCGCCGCGAGTGGCACGGGCAGCTGTCTTTTCAGTTCCTACCGATTTAAAAGCTAGCTCCTATCAAATTGCCCGGCCCGAAAACCGCGTGTATATGGCGCGCTTCATGAAATCGTTGCGAGCCAAGATGCGGCAGAAAGCAGAGCTGCTACCCGGTCAGGTTGACCTAGAAGGTATTGATCTGCTGCGCGACTTTCCAGAGTTTGACGCGCGTTTCACAGCGCCCATGCACGGCTTCAACTCAGCTGATGAGTACTACGAAACGGCTAGTTCCGGCCGCTACCTCAGCCGCATCCGCATCCCTACCCTGCTGGTAAACGCCCAAAACGACCCTTTTCTGGCTCCTACCTGCTACCCCCGCGACGTGGCGGCGCGCAGCCCGTACGTGTTTCTCGAAACGCCGCCCGCCGGCGGCCACGTAGGCTTCGCGGAGGGTACTCCTGATGGAACTTACTACTCAGAACGCCGCGCTGTGGAGTTTCTGACAGCGGAGGTGCCGGGGTAG
- the rsmG gene encoding 16S rRNA (guanine(527)-N(7))-methyltransferase RsmG, protein MDILFRYFPTLTDHQRNQFRQLETEFRSWNERVNLIARTDVENLAERHFLHSLGIAKVIEFPAGSSVLDVGTGGGLPGLPLAILFPEVKFHLVDSIGKKIRAVEGMAEALHLTNVTAEQIRAEQLHTKYDYVVSRAVARLATFHTWIAHRYKPHAAANSGLYYLKGGDLTEEIAESGLKAHITDLSNFFAEEFFETKKVVFVPNQKA, encoded by the coding sequence ATGGACATCCTCTTCCGTTACTTTCCTACCCTCACCGACCACCAGCGCAACCAGTTCCGCCAGCTCGAAACCGAGTTTCGCAGCTGGAATGAGCGCGTGAACCTCATCGCCCGCACCGACGTGGAGAACTTGGCCGAGCGCCATTTCCTGCACTCTTTAGGTATTGCCAAGGTGATAGAGTTTCCGGCCGGCTCGTCGGTGCTGGATGTTGGTACGGGGGGCGGCCTGCCTGGCTTGCCACTGGCTATCCTATTTCCGGAGGTGAAGTTTCACTTAGTGGACAGCATCGGCAAGAAGATCAGGGCAGTGGAAGGCATGGCCGAAGCGCTTCACCTCACCAATGTGACAGCCGAACAAATCCGTGCCGAGCAGCTGCACACCAAATATGACTACGTGGTGAGCCGCGCCGTAGCTCGCCTTGCTACCTTCCACACCTGGATTGCGCACCGCTACAAACCCCACGCTGCTGCTAACAGTGGCCTCTACTACCTCAAAGGCGGCGACCTAACCGAAGAAATTGCCGAGTCCGGACTGAAGGCGCATATAACAGACTTGAGCAACTTTTTTGCCGAAGAATTCTTTGAGACGAAAAAGGTGGTGTTTGTGCCGAATCAGAAGGCGTAG
- a CDS encoding RNA polymerase sigma factor: MEVNNQEIQKQFSAKAKHDFKLIRAAVEQGDEKAYAELMQIYKKPVYHVVLKMVRNADDAEDLTIEAFAKAFRNLHKFNPEYAFSTWLFRIATNNCIDFIRKNKIKTMSIDSAIKIDNGDEITIDFRDGNLNPAENAIKNQKIEIMQHVVSRLPDKYQRLVTLRYFDELSYEEIAQELKAPLGTVKAQLHRARELLYDMVKNKKHII; encoded by the coding sequence ATGGAAGTAAACAATCAGGAAATACAAAAACAGTTCTCCGCCAAAGCCAAGCACGATTTCAAGCTGATTCGTGCTGCCGTAGAGCAAGGCGATGAGAAGGCATACGCCGAGCTGATGCAGATCTACAAAAAGCCCGTGTATCACGTGGTATTGAAGATGGTGCGCAACGCTGACGACGCCGAAGACCTTACGATTGAGGCATTTGCTAAGGCCTTCCGCAACCTGCACAAGTTCAACCCCGAGTATGCGTTCAGCACGTGGTTGTTCCGCATCGCCACCAACAACTGCATTGACTTTATTCGCAAGAATAAAATCAAAACGATGTCGATTGACTCGGCCATCAAGATTGACAACGGCGACGAAATCACCATTGATTTCCGCGACGGCAACCTGAACCCGGCCGAAAACGCCATTAAAAACCAGAAAATCGAAATCATGCAGCACGTGGTATCACGGCTGCCCGATAAGTACCAGCGCCTCGTCACGCTGCGCTACTTCGACGAGCTGAGTTACGAGGAAATTGCGCAAGAGCTAAAAGCCCCTCTTGGCACCGTAAAAGCTCAATTGCACCGCGCCCGCGAGCTGCTCTATGACATGGTAAAGAACAAAAAGCACATTATCTAG
- a CDS encoding glycosyltransferase: MLPLPFSPLVWLLLACVLVQLFYFAYYFLPFANRPPEPTAEEPGPDEEPVSILICARNELEHLRQLMPLLLQQDYPAGFEVVLVDDRSSDDTYLYVQQLTQYYPHVRLVEVRRTPDGLSPKKYALTLGIKTARYPRLLFTDADCIPATNQWLRLMQRGFAQPADMVLGYSAYAPAPGLLNKLIRFETLVTGAQYLSFAWRGKPYMGVGRNLAYTLQTFRSTKGFASHIRSLSGDDDLLVQDAVAQGARVAVVAEPSAHTLSEPAAQWGTWWRQKRRHLSAGKRYRFADRWRVGKFIGTNLLFYFTAFGLLFSRPDWIPLAVLWSLRTGAMLLTYHQLGRRLDDRLPPALLPLLDAIYSFYYLALGISLFLHRTLRWK, encoded by the coding sequence GTGTTGCCACTTCCGTTTTCCCCGCTGGTATGGCTGCTGCTGGCGTGTGTGCTGGTGCAGCTGTTCTACTTCGCCTACTATTTCCTACCCTTTGCCAACCGGCCACCCGAGCCCACGGCCGAGGAGCCCGGCCCCGACGAGGAGCCCGTTTCCATCCTCATCTGCGCACGCAACGAGTTGGAACATCTGCGCCAACTGATGCCGCTGCTGCTCCAGCAGGACTACCCCGCCGGCTTCGAAGTCGTCCTCGTCGACGACCGTTCCAGCGACGACACCTACCTCTATGTGCAGCAGCTCACGCAGTACTACCCCCACGTGCGACTGGTAGAGGTGCGCCGCACGCCCGATGGATTGTCGCCAAAAAAATATGCGCTGACGCTAGGCATCAAAACAGCCCGCTATCCGCGCCTGCTGTTCACCGATGCCGACTGCATCCCGGCTACCAATCAGTGGCTCAGGCTGATGCAGCGCGGCTTTGCCCAACCTGCCGATATGGTATTAGGCTACTCAGCCTATGCGCCCGCGCCTGGCCTGCTCAATAAGCTCATCCGTTTTGAAACCTTAGTCACCGGAGCGCAGTATTTGTCGTTTGCCTGGCGTGGTAAGCCCTACATGGGAGTAGGCCGTAATCTGGCCTATACGCTGCAAACCTTCCGCTCCACCAAAGGGTTTGCCTCCCACATCCGTAGCCTGAGTGGCGACGACGACCTGCTGGTGCAGGATGCCGTGGCCCAGGGTGCCCGGGTAGCCGTAGTGGCCGAGCCCAGTGCCCACACGCTCAGCGAGCCAGCTGCACAATGGGGTACCTGGTGGCGGCAAAAACGCCGGCATTTGTCGGCTGGTAAGCGCTACCGTTTCGCCGATAGATGGCGGGTAGGAAAATTTATTGGTACTAATCTGCTTTTTTATTTCACTGCATTTGGACTGTTATTTTCCCGCCCCGATTGGATACCTTTGGCTGTCTTATGGTCGTTACGGACCGGTGCCATGCTGCTGACTTACCACCAGTTGGGCCGCCGCCTTGACGACCGCCTACCTCCGGCGCTGCTGCCCCTGCTCGACGCCATCTATTCTTTCTACTATCTAGCCCTAGGAATCTCGCTATTCCTTCACCGCACGCTCCGATGGAAGTAA
- the tgt gene encoding tRNA guanosine(34) transglycosylase Tgt yields MTFDLVAQDPQSKARAGVVHTAHGAIQTPIFMPVGTAGTVKAVQQRDLKDDIKAQIILGNTYHLYLRPGLDVLRQAGGLHKFNGWDRPILTDSGGYQVYSLSGTRKIKEEGVKFRSHIDGSQHLFSPEGVMDIQRTIGADIMMAFDECTPWPCEYDYAARSLDMTHRWLKRCIARFDSTEGHYGYDQTLFPIVQGSTFKDLRIKSAEFVAEQQREGNAIGGLSVGEPADMMYEMTELVCDILPQDKPRYLMGVGTPANILENIALGVDMFDCVMPTRNARNGMLFTTQGILNITNKKWATDFEPIDRELGGYVSTFYSRSYVRHLFQSQEMLGPQIASIHNLSFYLWLVGQAREQILAGTFREWKDKMVKQVMTRL; encoded by the coding sequence ATGACCTTCGATTTAGTTGCCCAGGACCCACAGTCCAAAGCCCGCGCCGGCGTAGTACACACCGCCCACGGCGCCATTCAAACCCCTATTTTCATGCCCGTGGGCACGGCTGGTACCGTGAAAGCCGTGCAGCAGCGCGACCTAAAGGACGACATCAAAGCCCAGATTATCCTCGGCAATACCTATCACCTGTACCTACGCCCTGGCCTGGATGTGCTGCGTCAGGCGGGGGGCCTGCACAAGTTCAACGGCTGGGACCGGCCCATCCTCACCGACTCGGGTGGATACCAAGTTTACTCGCTGAGCGGTACGCGCAAGATTAAGGAAGAAGGTGTGAAGTTTCGCTCCCACATCGATGGCTCGCAGCACCTGTTTTCGCCCGAGGGCGTGATGGATATTCAGCGTACCATTGGGGCCGATATCATGATGGCCTTCGACGAGTGTACGCCTTGGCCCTGCGAGTACGACTACGCCGCCCGCTCCCTCGATATGACACACCGTTGGCTGAAGCGCTGCATTGCGCGCTTCGACAGTACCGAGGGTCATTATGGCTACGATCAAACGCTATTCCCGATTGTGCAGGGTAGCACGTTCAAGGATTTGCGCATCAAATCGGCCGAGTTTGTGGCCGAGCAGCAGCGCGAAGGCAACGCCATTGGCGGCCTGAGCGTGGGCGAGCCTGCCGACATGATGTATGAAATGACCGAGCTGGTCTGCGACATCCTACCCCAAGATAAGCCGCGCTATCTGATGGGGGTAGGCACCCCAGCCAATATCTTGGAGAATATAGCGTTGGGCGTAGATATGTTTGACTGCGTGATGCCGACCCGTAATGCCCGCAACGGCATGCTGTTCACTACGCAGGGTATCCTCAACATCACCAATAAGAAATGGGCTACCGACTTTGAGCCGATTGACCGTGAACTAGGCGGCTACGTGAGTACGTTTTACTCGCGCAGCTACGTGCGTCACCTATTTCAGAGTCAGGAAATGCTCGGCCCGCAAATTGCCTCTATCCACAACCTCAGCTTCTACCTGTGGCTGGTCGGCCAGGCGAGGGAGCAAATCCTGGCCGGCACCTTCCGCGAGTGGAAGGACAAGATGGTGAAGCAGGTGATGACGCGGCTGTAA
- a CDS encoding LptF/LptG family permease encodes MRLLDKYIIQKFLTAFVFTVLLLVSVICVVDFTEKNDKFIQHNLPAKKIILDYYVNLFPYFANLLSPITVFIAVVFVTARLAERTEIVAMLASGMSFNRLLLPYLVGGAIIGGATFGLIGWVIPIANKTRVNFERLYVKRPYHFDGRNVHMKLGERSYAYMESYDNTANIGYHFALETIDGTKLRRRLTADAISWDSTKHAWHLSPQLVRIIDGQQERLLTIPARDTTLNLYPKDFASKYRLAETMTLPELNNFIQQKLERGADDTQQYLSEKYERYSYPFAIVILTAIGVILSSRKSRAGVGGQIALGFVLAFLFIIFVILGRNLASVGDMHPLLAAWMPSIVFSGIGIGLYRFVPR; translated from the coding sequence TTGAGACTCCTCGATAAATACATCATCCAGAAATTCCTCACGGCGTTCGTGTTCACGGTGCTTTTGCTGGTGAGCGTGATTTGCGTGGTGGATTTCACGGAGAAAAACGACAAGTTCATTCAGCATAATCTGCCGGCCAAGAAGATTATTCTGGATTACTACGTCAACCTGTTTCCCTACTTCGCCAATCTGTTGTCACCCATCACGGTATTTATTGCCGTGGTGTTTGTGACGGCGCGGCTGGCCGAGCGCACTGAAATTGTGGCGATGCTGGCCAGCGGCATGAGCTTCAACCGGCTGCTGCTACCCTACCTGGTGGGCGGGGCCATTATTGGCGGGGCCACGTTTGGGCTTATTGGCTGGGTGATTCCGATAGCCAACAAAACCCGCGTCAACTTCGAGCGGCTGTACGTGAAGCGTCCGTATCACTTCGATGGGCGCAACGTGCACATGAAGCTGGGCGAGCGGAGCTATGCCTACATGGAGAGCTACGATAACACCGCCAACATTGGCTACCACTTCGCCCTCGAAACCATCGACGGCACCAAGCTGCGCCGCCGTCTTACGGCCGACGCCATCAGTTGGGACTCCACCAAGCACGCCTGGCACCTCTCGCCGCAACTGGTGCGCATCATCGATGGGCAGCAGGAGCGCCTGCTCACCATTCCTGCCCGCGATACCACGCTCAATCTCTACCCCAAGGACTTCGCCAGCAAGTACCGCCTAGCCGAAACCATGACGCTGCCTGAGCTGAACAACTTTATTCAGCAGAAGCTAGAACGCGGCGCCGACGACACCCAGCAGTATCTCAGCGAGAAATACGAGCGGTACTCCTACCCCTTCGCCATCGTCATTCTCACGGCTATCGGCGTGATTCTTAGCTCGCGCAAGTCGCGGGCCGGGGTAGGCGGGCAGATTGCACTAGGCTTCGTGCTGGCCTTCTTGTTCATCATTTTCGTGATTCTGGGCCGCAACTTGGCCAGTGTAGGCGACATGCATCCGCTTCTGGCTGCCTGGATGCCCAGTATTGTTTTCTCCGGCATCGGCATCGGCCTCTACCGTTTCGTACCGCGCTAA